A genomic stretch from Longimicrobium sp. includes:
- a CDS encoding nucleotidyltransferase family protein: MDAMILAAGLGTRLRPLTDHTPKALIDVAGVPMIERVARRLIDAGADRLIVNTAHLAQKIEDVVRQRGGFGVEVEFSREDPGPLETGGALLAAEDLFRKDAPFFLHNADILTDLPLDGMYAAHVDADPLATVAVLDRPSTRKLLFDDDGLLGRVDETKGLDLRVREPVGAVQALPFAGVHVLAPRVFGLLTERGAFSILDPYLRLAAAGERILPFRVDGHAWLDIGRPEQLEEARRRYA, encoded by the coding sequence ATGGATGCCATGATCCTGGCGGCCGGGCTGGGCACCCGCCTGCGCCCGCTGACCGACCACACCCCCAAGGCGCTGATCGACGTGGCCGGCGTGCCCATGATCGAACGCGTCGCCCGCCGGCTGATCGATGCCGGCGCCGACCGGCTGATCGTGAACACGGCGCACCTGGCGCAGAAGATCGAGGACGTCGTGCGCCAGCGCGGCGGCTTCGGCGTGGAGGTCGAGTTCTCGCGCGAAGACCCCGGCCCGCTGGAGACCGGGGGCGCGCTGCTCGCCGCGGAGGATTTGTTCCGCAAGGACGCGCCGTTCTTCCTTCACAACGCCGACATCCTCACCGACCTGCCGCTGGACGGAATGTACGCCGCGCACGTCGACGCCGATCCCCTGGCCACGGTGGCCGTGCTGGACCGCCCGAGCACCCGCAAGCTGCTCTTCGACGACGACGGCCTCCTGGGCCGGGTGGACGAAACGAAGGGGCTGGACCTTCGCGTGCGCGAGCCCGTCGGCGCGGTGCAGGCGCTGCCGTTCGCGGGCGTGCACGTGCTCGCCCCGCGCGTCTTCGGCCTGCTGACGGAGCGCGGGGCGTTCAGCATCCTCGACCCGTACCTGCGCCTGGCCGCGGCGGGAGAGCGCATCCTTCCCTTCCGCGTAGACGGGCACGCCTGGCTCGACATCGGGCGGCCGGAGCAGCTGGAAGAGGCACGACGCCGGTACGCGTAA
- a CDS encoding cytochrome c oxidase assembly protein — translation MSNAVLGLALLHGETFAWNEWRVYPSFMAGWLLLAGAYLLMVGPLRHRFPGSSPVPARQVASFMGGLAIMFGALQGPLHELSDYFLFSAHMVQHLLLILIMPPFLLYGTPAWALRPLIRRPWAARVARALTFPVMAFALNNAIFLAWHFPGPYDLMMRSHGVHITMHLMIMVTGTIMWWPVRSPLPELPRIAPVLQMMYLFLVGIPMMISAALITFSQTELYTWYVEAPRVFSELSALEDQRLGGVIMWVPGGLTLWLAITAVYFRWTQGERAEDERVPLRSPRVNRAGLVVPPPFPQG, via the coding sequence ATGTCGAACGCGGTCCTGGGTCTCGCGCTGCTGCACGGCGAGACCTTCGCCTGGAACGAATGGCGGGTGTACCCCAGCTTCATGGCGGGGTGGCTGCTGCTCGCGGGCGCGTATCTCCTGATGGTGGGGCCCCTTCGCCACCGCTTTCCCGGCTCGTCCCCCGTGCCGGCGAGGCAGGTGGCGTCGTTCATGGGGGGGCTGGCTATCATGTTCGGGGCCCTGCAGGGGCCGCTTCACGAGCTGAGCGACTACTTCCTGTTCAGCGCGCACATGGTTCAGCACCTGCTGCTGATCCTGATCATGCCGCCGTTCCTGCTGTACGGCACCCCGGCGTGGGCGCTGCGGCCGCTGATCCGGCGGCCGTGGGCGGCGCGCGTGGCCCGGGCGCTCACCTTTCCGGTGATGGCGTTCGCGCTGAACAACGCCATCTTCCTGGCCTGGCACTTTCCGGGTCCGTACGACCTGATGATGCGCAGCCACGGCGTGCACATCACCATGCACCTGATGATCATGGTGACGGGCACCATCATGTGGTGGCCGGTGCGAAGCCCGTTGCCGGAGCTGCCGCGGATCGCCCCCGTGCTGCAGATGATGTACCTGTTCCTGGTGGGGATCCCCATGATGATCTCCGCGGCGCTGATCACCTTTTCGCAGACCGAGCTGTACACCTGGTACGTGGAGGCGCCGCGGGTGTTCTCGGAGCTGTCGGCGCTGGAGGACCAGCGGCTGGGCGGGGTGATCATGTGGGTGCCGGGGGGGCTGACGCTGTGGCTGGCCATCACCGCGGTGTACTTCCGCTGGACGCAGGGCGAGCGCGCGGAAGACGAGCGGGTGCCCCTCCGCTCCCCGCGCGTGAACCGCGCCGGCCTGGTGGTGCCGCCCCCGTTCCCGCAGGGCTGA
- a CDS encoding efflux RND transporter permease subunit, whose product MSLPSIAIRRPVAVAMFFLGVVFLGLLSFFRLPIDLLPDVAYPRLVVYTTDPGAAPAEVERFITEPVEQAVSTVPGVQGVESVTREGASLVTARFAWGTDMDFAALNVRERLDNIRDQLPELAARPVVLRTDPRSEPVLALSIAGGRDLPGLKELSESVFKRRLEQIDGVALAQVTGGVEREIHVDVDPRKLESFGLTVQDVATALKNANAAAPGGTIRRGRYRYALRTLGELQGVDEIAAVPLRRDGAALDSTGARVLLRDVATVDDGFRERESLARYNGQESVGLMVFKNADANTVRVARQVDETLAQLRREYPDVKLEVGVSQAGFISDALSNVVQEVILGGIMAFLVLFLFLREARYPVAIALAIPISLIATFAMLHATGVSLNILSLGGMALGVGMLMDNSIVVLENIFRHRELGLRARLAAAAGAEEVQRAITASTITTIAVFGPIVYVEGVAGELLGALAMAVAFSLLASIVVAVTLLPALAARWEGDTGRKAGGGRVGRFFAPLLDGFDRGFARFAALYERTLQAGMRRRGRTMAVAFGLLAVGVAVGLMLDRSVLPEVDQGAFRLRMELPQGTPLDRTADESARLERTLRADPAVAAVFTRVGRQLAVAGMDDRESGLNTAVLDVRLKDGEATAATLERLRPGLAKFPPGSVTAEFGQATALGKLMGGGEADLAVRVRGENLDSAMAYAGRVQRRLAAEPTLANVRVGSDMGQPEMRVEIDRERAAALGVDPRKIAETVEGYMKGSTATDLVEFDRKVPIVVRLPDAERRSAATLEELRVDGVPLREVVRVYDAAGPSEIRRLEQGRMVVVHADVATGGVDGAVERVRTALAAAPAPHGLRVEIGGENEEMRRGFRGLAFAFLLAILLVYMLLAAEFESLLLPFIVLLAVPLAAVGSTLALWVTGAGINTMSLIGMVILVGIVDNDAVVKVDFINQMRRQGMSRRDAIFAAGHARMRPIVMNTITAMLGLLPMALALGPGAELQAPLAIAVFGGLLSATALTLVVIPVAYDLLDELGERIGAAFGRKPAASTIPFPAGVAAGD is encoded by the coding sequence ATGTCGCTGCCGAGCATCGCCATCCGCCGCCCGGTGGCCGTCGCCATGTTCTTCCTGGGCGTGGTGTTCCTGGGCCTGCTGTCGTTCTTCCGCCTTCCCATCGACCTGCTTCCCGACGTGGCGTACCCGCGCCTCGTCGTGTACACCACCGACCCGGGCGCCGCCCCGGCCGAGGTGGAGCGGTTCATCACCGAGCCGGTGGAGCAGGCCGTCAGCACCGTCCCCGGCGTGCAGGGGGTGGAAAGCGTCACCCGCGAGGGCGCCTCGCTGGTCACCGCGCGCTTCGCGTGGGGCACCGACATGGATTTCGCCGCGCTGAACGTGCGCGAGCGGCTCGACAACATCCGCGACCAGCTTCCCGAGCTGGCCGCCCGCCCCGTGGTGCTGCGCACCGACCCGCGCAGCGAGCCCGTCCTGGCGCTTTCCATCGCCGGCGGGCGCGACCTTCCCGGCCTCAAGGAGCTGTCCGAGTCGGTCTTCAAGCGGCGGCTGGAGCAGATCGATGGCGTGGCCCTGGCCCAGGTGACGGGCGGGGTGGAGCGCGAAATCCACGTGGACGTCGACCCCCGGAAGCTGGAAAGCTTTGGGCTCACCGTGCAGGACGTGGCCACGGCGCTCAAGAACGCCAACGCCGCGGCGCCGGGCGGCACCATCCGCCGCGGCCGCTACCGCTACGCGCTGCGCACCTTGGGCGAGCTGCAGGGGGTCGACGAGATCGCCGCCGTGCCGCTGCGGCGCGACGGCGCGGCGCTGGATTCCACCGGCGCGCGCGTGCTCCTGCGCGACGTGGCCACGGTGGACGACGGCTTCCGCGAGCGCGAGTCGCTGGCCCGCTACAACGGCCAGGAGTCCGTCGGGCTGATGGTGTTCAAGAACGCAGACGCCAACACCGTCCGCGTGGCCCGGCAGGTGGACGAAACCCTTGCGCAGCTTCGCCGCGAGTACCCCGACGTCAAGCTGGAGGTGGGCGTCAGCCAGGCCGGCTTCATCTCCGACGCGCTCTCCAACGTCGTGCAGGAGGTGATCCTGGGCGGCATCATGGCCTTCCTGGTCCTCTTCCTCTTCCTGCGCGAGGCGCGCTACCCCGTCGCCATCGCCCTGGCCATCCCCATCTCGCTGATCGCCACCTTCGCCATGCTGCACGCCACCGGCGTGTCGCTGAACATCCTGTCGCTGGGCGGGATGGCGCTGGGCGTGGGCATGCTGATGGACAACTCCATCGTGGTGCTGGAAAACATCTTCCGCCACCGCGAGCTGGGGCTGCGGGCCCGCCTGGCCGCCGCGGCGGGGGCCGAAGAGGTGCAGCGCGCCATCACCGCCTCCACAATCACCACTATCGCCGTCTTCGGGCCCATCGTGTACGTCGAAGGCGTGGCGGGCGAGCTGCTGGGGGCGCTGGCCATGGCGGTCGCCTTCTCGCTCCTCGCCTCCATCGTGGTCGCCGTTACGCTGCTCCCCGCCTTGGCGGCGCGGTGGGAGGGGGATACGGGGCGTAAGGCGGGCGGCGGGCGCGTGGGGCGGTTCTTCGCGCCCCTGCTGGATGGCTTCGACCGCGGGTTCGCGCGCTTCGCCGCGCTGTACGAGCGCACCCTGCAGGCCGGGATGCGGCGGCGCGGGCGGACGATGGCGGTTGCCTTCGGCCTGCTGGCGGTGGGCGTCGCCGTGGGGCTGATGCTGGACCGCTCGGTGCTTCCCGAGGTGGACCAGGGCGCCTTCCGCCTGCGCATGGAGCTGCCCCAGGGCACGCCGCTGGACCGCACGGCCGACGAGAGCGCCCGGCTGGAGCGCACGCTGCGCGCGGACCCCGCCGTGGCCGCCGTCTTCACCCGTGTGGGCCGGCAGCTGGCGGTCGCGGGGATGGACGACCGCGAGAGCGGACTGAACACCGCCGTCCTCGACGTACGCCTGAAGGACGGCGAGGCGACGGCCGCCACGCTGGAGCGGCTGCGCCCGGGGCTGGCGAAGTTTCCCCCCGGCAGCGTGACGGCGGAGTTCGGGCAGGCCACGGCACTCGGCAAGCTGATGGGGGGCGGCGAGGCCGACCTGGCGGTGCGCGTGCGGGGCGAGAACCTGGATTCTGCGATGGCCTACGCGGGCCGGGTGCAGCGCCGGCTGGCCGCCGAGCCCACGCTGGCCAACGTGCGGGTGGGCTCCGACATGGGGCAGCCCGAGATGCGCGTGGAGATCGACCGCGAGCGCGCCGCCGCCTTGGGCGTGGACCCGCGCAAGATCGCCGAGACCGTGGAAGGCTACATGAAGGGGTCCACGGCCACGGACCTGGTGGAGTTCGACCGCAAGGTGCCCATCGTCGTCCGCCTGCCCGACGCCGAGCGCCGCTCCGCCGCCACGCTCGAGGAGCTTCGCGTGGACGGCGTGCCGCTGCGCGAGGTGGTGCGCGTGTACGACGCGGCGGGGCCCAGCGAGATCCGCCGCCTGGAACAGGGGCGGATGGTGGTGGTGCACGCCGACGTGGCCACGGGCGGGGTGGACGGGGCGGTGGAGCGGGTGCGCACCGCGCTGGCCGCCGCGCCCGCGCCGCACGGCCTGCGGGTGGAAATCGGCGGCGAGAACGAGGAGATGCGCCGCGGCTTCCGCGGGCTGGCCTTCGCCTTCCTCCTGGCCATCCTCCTCGTGTACATGCTGCTGGCGGCGGAGTTCGAGTCGCTGCTCCTTCCCTTCATCGTCCTCCTGGCCGTCCCCCTGGCCGCCGTCGGCTCCACCCTGGCGCTGTGGGTCACCGGCGCGGGGATCAACACCATGAGCCTCATCGGCATGGTGATCCTGGTGGGGATCGTGGACAACGACGCGGTGGTCAAGGTGGATTTCATCAACCAGATGCGCCGCCAGGGGATGAGCCGCCGCGACGCCATTTTCGCCGCGGGGCACGCCCGGATGCGGCCCATCGTGATGAACACCATCACCGCCATGCTGGGGCTGCTGCCGATGGCGCTCGCCCTGGGCCCGGGCGCGGAGCTGCAGGCACCGCTGGCCATCGCCGTCTTCGGCGGCCTGCTCTCGGCCACGGCGCTGACGCTGGTGGTGATCCCCGTCGCGTACGACCTGCTGGACGAGCTGGGCGAGCGCATCGGCGCGGCGTTCGGGCGCAAGCCGGCCGCGTCCACGATCCCCTTCCCCGCCGGCGTGGCCGCGGGGGATTGA
- a CDS encoding cytochrome C oxidase subunit IV family protein: MSSEANEMAHSQHAHPTNRFYLIIGAILIGLTVLEVVGYYGETQHWYAAGTAVFIILFLSALKFVSVVAYYMHLKFDNKLFTAVFVFPALLAVLVIGGMILLFGPLHGTSTAIHGTASSNEGVHGSGTAPSQQPGAPTTPPAH, from the coding sequence ATGTCGAGCGAAGCCAACGAGATGGCGCACAGCCAGCACGCGCACCCCACCAACCGCTTCTACCTGATCATCGGGGCCATCCTGATCGGGCTGACGGTGCTGGAGGTAGTCGGGTACTACGGCGAAACGCAGCACTGGTACGCGGCGGGGACGGCCGTCTTCATCATCCTGTTCCTGTCGGCGCTGAAGTTCGTGTCGGTGGTCGCGTACTACATGCACCTGAAGTTCGACAACAAGCTGTTCACGGCGGTGTTCGTGTTTCCCGCGCTGCTGGCCGTCCTGGTGATCGGCGGAATGATCCTGCTGTTCGGGCCGCTTCATGGCACCAGCACGGCCATCCACGGCACGGCCAGCAGCAACGAGGGGGTGCACGGCTCGGGCACGGCGCCCAGCCAGCAGCCCGGCGCGCCCACCACGCCGCCGGCGCACTGA
- a CDS encoding type II toxin-antitoxin system VapC family toxin has product MRCYFFDASAVVKLHAVEPGSMIVHDLVRSAGRSERSAEVFVCDLSLPEVVSALHQIQRGPQAARKGLSAAALRQAIPNLVESFTRESPMMVVRASDFMRTAAEIVQRRRLRPADAIQVAAAVRTRDRLGAGVDFSFVSSDRVQCAAARHEGLDVLELAA; this is encoded by the coding sequence ATGAGATGCTACTTCTTCGATGCCTCTGCGGTGGTGAAGCTGCACGCCGTAGAACCGGGTTCCATGATCGTGCATGATCTGGTGCGGAGTGCCGGGCGGAGTGAGCGGTCCGCGGAAGTATTCGTCTGCGACCTGTCGCTGCCGGAGGTGGTGTCTGCACTTCATCAAATCCAGCGGGGGCCTCAGGCGGCTCGCAAGGGACTCAGCGCGGCAGCATTGCGTCAGGCGATTCCCAATCTGGTCGAGAGCTTTACCCGGGAATCTCCAATGATGGTGGTCCGCGCCTCCGACTTCATGCGGACGGCTGCGGAGATCGTGCAGCGGCGAAGACTACGACCTGCGGACGCCATTCAGGTTGCCGCTGCCGTACGTACGCGCGACAGACTGGGAGCGGGCGTGGATTTCTCGTTCGTGAGCTCCGACCGGGTGCAGTGCGCGGCGGCGCGGCACGAGGGGCTGGACGTGCTGGAACTCGCGGCGTAG
- a CDS encoding type II toxin-antitoxin system VapC family toxin — protein sequence MVYFLDTSATVRLYVVEAGWLGVRAMLRSAVADPAGTVVCLCDLVLPETVSALRQIAYGGEAARRGFSPAAYRRVLPQVRAELSASQHILQVPASGCMALATTVVERQQIRGADAVHVAAALTARDAVGADRFVFVSHDQQQCKAAEREGLEVLTPA from the coding sequence ATGGTGTACTTTCTGGACACATCCGCGACCGTTCGGCTGTACGTGGTGGAAGCGGGATGGCTCGGCGTCCGGGCGATGCTGCGAAGCGCGGTAGCGGATCCGGCGGGGACGGTCGTGTGCTTGTGCGACCTCGTCCTCCCTGAAACAGTTTCGGCCCTTCGGCAGATCGCCTACGGCGGTGAAGCCGCGCGCCGGGGATTCAGCCCGGCCGCGTACCGCCGCGTGCTTCCGCAGGTGAGGGCCGAGCTGTCCGCCTCCCAGCACATCCTGCAGGTTCCGGCGAGCGGCTGCATGGCGCTCGCAACAACGGTAGTAGAGCGGCAGCAGATCCGGGGCGCGGACGCGGTTCACGTGGCCGCGGCGCTCACCGCGCGTGATGCGGTAGGGGCTGATCGATTCGTTTTCGTCAGCCATGACCAGCAGCAGTGCAAAGCGGCTGAACGCGAGGGGCTGGAGGTCCTTACTCCAGCGTAA
- a CDS encoding efflux RND transporter permease subunit: MIRFSIRRPVAVAMAYAALALLGVASWLNVPLELLPDTQLPRLRVTVSWPGASPEVTEAFLTSPVEAAVQQVRGVETVTSTSEEGRGVIEVEFARSADMNFARMDLGERLAALDESLPEGAGRPVVEPYVPEEFQEQNRPFLRYTITGPLTAEALRTVLDETVAPELRQVEGVADVQGFGGRQRVLEIALDERRILALGLTPDQVRQRVANAEDVREAGAVERAGMRYTLAIREYAGSAERLRHLALLTDLGRVVRLQDVAVIRDTYEEPRSLYRIDGQPAVSFQVVKQIGSNVVKVADAVKAQAALTERRLPGGARLILDDDESEAVRTQLTDLRGRAVSSALIVFVVLFLFLRSFRSAAIVFASIAFSALITLNLLYFGGLTLNVLTLMGLAMGFGLIIDNAVVVLENVYRHARTAPDARAAAERGASEMVLPVLAATLTTIIVFIPFIYLQGEVRLFYVPLAIVVGFTNLASLFVTFTFTPALAGRLLEARVRTIREREVSTRRPLYERLYAGAVSATLRRPWLAVVASLLMLGGSFHLFDKYVTRGTVWQPWWNQESYISINFGLPRGEELERTDELVKYFEQRLKAMPEVSRFTTYVYPQAAQMRVDFPDSLQDTSIPVSIKEQLEAYSHQYGGAEVRVYGYGPSFYGGGGSPPNYSIKVLGYNYEQVRRIADDLGTRLQRFTRIQDVDTNSSGAWYQHDKATEVVLRVDRQALAAHGVTSTEVVQRVSAAVGRNGQRGFLRLGDEELAFSVALDGHQRMDVQQLRDLLIPAPGGAAVRVRDVARVDEREVLSRIIREDQQYQRTVSYEFRGPAKLGDKVHEAVIKATRLPAGYTLVGREEWKWSDDERTQIYGVLGISLVLVFMVTAALFESLRQPLCVLLTVPMALIGVFMVFFFSGASFTREAFIGVIMMGGVVTNNATLLVDHLNQVRATAGLPLHDAILRGTMERVRPILMTSAVTILGLLPLVLFSEAADSNIWNALGYSLLGGLASSTVLVLTVTPALYLLFERGPERRRLRALESTAPPPSAPAETPEPVPA, encoded by the coding sequence ATGATCCGCTTCTCCATCCGCCGCCCGGTCGCCGTCGCCATGGCGTACGCGGCGCTCGCCCTGCTGGGCGTGGCGTCGTGGCTGAACGTGCCGCTGGAGCTGCTCCCCGACACGCAGCTTCCCCGGCTTCGCGTCACCGTCTCCTGGCCCGGGGCCTCGCCCGAGGTCACCGAGGCGTTCCTCACCTCGCCCGTGGAAGCCGCCGTGCAGCAGGTGCGCGGGGTAGAAACGGTCACCAGCACCTCCGAGGAGGGGCGCGGGGTGATCGAGGTGGAGTTCGCGCGCAGCGCCGACATGAACTTCGCCCGGATGGACCTGGGCGAGCGGCTGGCCGCGCTCGACGAAAGCCTACCCGAGGGCGCCGGCCGGCCGGTGGTGGAGCCGTACGTCCCCGAAGAGTTCCAGGAGCAGAACCGCCCGTTCCTGCGCTACACCATCACCGGGCCGCTCACCGCCGAGGCGCTGCGCACGGTGCTGGACGAAACGGTGGCCCCCGAGCTGCGCCAGGTGGAGGGCGTGGCCGACGTGCAGGGGTTCGGAGGGCGCCAGCGGGTGCTGGAGATCGCCCTGGACGAGCGGCGCATCCTGGCGCTGGGACTGACCCCCGACCAGGTGCGGCAGCGCGTGGCCAACGCCGAGGACGTGCGCGAGGCCGGCGCGGTGGAGCGCGCGGGAATGCGGTACACGCTCGCCATTCGCGAGTACGCCGGCTCTGCCGAGCGCCTGCGCCACCTCGCCCTGCTGACGGACCTGGGGCGCGTGGTGCGGCTGCAGGACGTGGCCGTCATCCGCGACACCTACGAGGAGCCGCGCAGCCTGTACCGCATCGACGGGCAGCCGGCCGTCTCGTTCCAGGTGGTCAAGCAGATCGGCAGCAACGTGGTGAAGGTGGCCGACGCGGTGAAGGCCCAGGCGGCGCTCACCGAACGCCGGCTTCCCGGCGGCGCCCGGCTGATCCTGGACGACGACGAGAGCGAGGCCGTCCGCACCCAGCTGACGGACCTGCGCGGCCGCGCCGTCTCGTCGGCGCTGATCGTGTTCGTGGTGCTCTTCCTCTTCCTGCGCTCGTTCCGCTCGGCCGCCATCGTCTTCGCCAGCATCGCCTTCTCGGCACTCATCACCCTCAACCTGCTGTACTTCGGCGGGCTGACACTGAACGTGCTGACGCTGATGGGGCTGGCGATGGGCTTCGGGCTGATCATCGACAACGCCGTCGTGGTGCTGGAGAACGTCTATCGCCACGCGCGCACCGCGCCGGACGCCCGCGCCGCCGCCGAGCGCGGGGCCAGCGAGATGGTGCTTCCCGTGCTGGCGGCCACGCTGACCACCATCATCGTCTTCATCCCCTTCATCTACCTGCAGGGCGAGGTGCGGCTCTTCTACGTGCCGCTGGCCATCGTGGTGGGCTTCACCAACCTCGCGTCGCTCTTCGTCACCTTCACCTTCACCCCGGCGCTGGCGGGGCGCCTGCTGGAGGCGCGCGTCCGCACCATCCGCGAGCGCGAGGTCTCCACCCGGCGCCCGCTGTACGAGCGGCTGTACGCGGGCGCGGTGTCGGCCACGCTGCGCCGCCCCTGGCTGGCCGTCGTCGCCTCGCTGCTGATGCTGGGGGGCAGCTTTCACCTGTTCGACAAGTACGTCACCCGCGGGACGGTGTGGCAGCCCTGGTGGAACCAGGAATCGTACATCAGCATCAACTTCGGCCTCCCGCGGGGCGAGGAGCTGGAGCGCACCGACGAGCTGGTGAAGTACTTCGAGCAGCGGCTGAAGGCCATGCCCGAGGTGTCGCGGTTCACCACGTACGTCTATCCGCAGGCCGCGCAGATGCGGGTGGACTTTCCCGATTCGCTGCAGGACACGTCCATCCCCGTTTCCATCAAGGAGCAGCTGGAGGCGTACAGCCACCAGTACGGCGGCGCCGAGGTGCGGGTGTACGGCTACGGCCCCTCCTTCTACGGCGGGGGCGGGTCGCCGCCCAACTACAGCATCAAGGTGCTGGGATACAACTACGAGCAGGTGCGGCGCATCGCGGACGACCTGGGCACCCGGCTCCAGCGCTTCACCCGCATCCAGGACGTCGACACCAACTCGTCGGGCGCGTGGTACCAGCACGACAAGGCCACCGAGGTGGTGCTGCGGGTGGACAGGCAGGCGCTGGCTGCGCACGGCGTCACGTCGACCGAGGTGGTGCAGCGGGTGAGCGCGGCGGTGGGGCGCAACGGGCAGCGCGGCTTCCTGCGGCTGGGGGACGAGGAGCTGGCCTTCAGCGTGGCGCTCGACGGGCACCAGCGCATGGACGTGCAGCAGCTGCGCGACCTGCTGATCCCCGCCCCAGGCGGCGCCGCGGTGCGCGTGCGCGACGTGGCGCGGGTGGACGAGCGCGAGGTGCTCAGCCGCATTATCCGCGAAGACCAGCAGTACCAGCGCACGGTGAGCTACGAGTTCCGCGGCCCCGCCAAGCTGGGCGACAAGGTGCACGAGGCGGTCATCAAGGCCACCCGCCTCCCCGCCGGCTACACGCTGGTGGGGCGCGAAGAGTGGAAGTGGTCCGACGACGAGCGCACGCAGATCTACGGCGTGCTGGGCATCTCGCTCGTCCTCGTCTTCATGGTCACCGCCGCGCTCTTCGAGTCGCTGCGCCAGCCGCTGTGCGTGCTGCTGACGGTGCCCATGGCGCTGATCGGCGTGTTCATGGTCTTCTTCTTTTCCGGCGCCAGCTTCACCCGCGAGGCCTTCATCGGGGTGATCATGATGGGGGGCGTGGTCACCAACAACGCCACGCTGCTGGTGGACCACCTGAACCAGGTGCGGGCCACCGCCGGGCTGCCGCTTCACGACGCCATCCTGCGCGGCACCATGGAGCGGGTGAGGCCCATCCTGATGACCAGCGCGGTGACCATCCTGGGACTGCTGCCGCTGGTGCTGTTCAGCGAGGCGGCCGATTCCAACATCTGGAACGCGCTGGGATACTCGCTGCTGGGCGGCCTGGCCAGCTCCACCGTCCTGGTCCTCACCGTGACCCCGGCGCTCTACCTGCTCTTCGAGCGCGGCCCCGAGCGCCGGCGCCTCCGCGCCCTCGAATCCACCGCGCCGCCCCCCTCCGCACCCGCCGAAACACCGGAGCCGGTCCCCGCGTAA
- a CDS encoding RapZ C-terminal domain-containing protein, with protein sequence MDKVFRKLFKQHFGAAPVSILEIAGDGSARKMVRLVGENMETAVGVVGPDPDENRAFLSFSRAFHGIGLPVPEIYAVDEKAGMYVEEDLGETTLFDAVSQARQADPQADFPAEMLPVYRRILEVLPRFQVEGGKVVDYSVAYPRAAFDRQSILWDLNYFKYHFLKLAHIPFNEARLEKDFRRFATFLLGADTRHFLYRDFQSRNVMVREGEPWFIDYQGGRRGALQYDVASLLWDPKVGLTEALREELLEEYLEHLDGYLPRVDRNRFRQHLRGYVLVRIMQAMGAYGYRGFFERKPRFLQSVPGAIRNMERLLETGFVPVDLPELREVLERICGNTVLRKKAPTPMPGLTVYTGSFSYKGGYPDDAGGHGGGFVFDCRAIHNPGRYAEYASLCGCDEPVENFLESLPEVEDFWGSVRGLVEHHVGAWLTRGFGSLSVYFGCTGGQHRSVYFAERLGAYLRANYPSVNIVVTHREQPRWEPARAEALALAASAGVEAGTAEVAA encoded by the coding sequence GTGGACAAGGTCTTTCGCAAGCTCTTCAAGCAGCACTTCGGCGCCGCGCCGGTCAGCATCCTCGAGATCGCGGGCGACGGCTCCGCCCGCAAGATGGTGCGGCTGGTGGGCGAGAACATGGAAACGGCCGTGGGGGTCGTGGGCCCCGACCCCGACGAGAACCGCGCGTTCCTTTCGTTCTCGCGTGCCTTCCACGGCATCGGCCTCCCCGTCCCCGAGATCTACGCGGTCGACGAAAAAGCGGGGATGTACGTGGAGGAGGACCTGGGCGAAACCACCCTGTTCGACGCCGTCTCGCAGGCCCGCCAGGCGGATCCGCAGGCCGACTTTCCCGCGGAGATGCTGCCGGTGTACCGGCGCATCCTGGAGGTCCTCCCCCGCTTCCAGGTGGAGGGCGGCAAGGTGGTCGACTACTCCGTCGCCTACCCGCGCGCGGCGTTCGACCGGCAGTCCATCCTGTGGGACCTGAACTACTTCAAGTACCACTTCCTCAAGCTGGCGCACATCCCGTTCAACGAGGCGCGGCTGGAGAAGGACTTCCGCCGCTTCGCCACCTTCCTGCTGGGCGCCGACACCCGCCACTTCCTGTACCGCGACTTCCAGTCGCGCAACGTGATGGTGCGCGAGGGCGAGCCCTGGTTCATCGACTACCAGGGCGGACGCCGCGGCGCCCTGCAGTACGACGTGGCCTCGCTGCTGTGGGACCCCAAGGTGGGGCTCACCGAAGCGCTGCGGGAGGAACTGCTCGAAGAGTACCTGGAGCACCTGGACGGGTACCTGCCGCGCGTGGACCGCAACCGCTTCCGCCAGCACCTGCGCGGCTACGTGCTCGTGCGCATCATGCAGGCGATGGGCGCCTACGGCTACCGCGGCTTCTTCGAGCGAAAGCCCCGCTTCCTGCAAAGCGTCCCCGGCGCCATCCGCAACATGGAGCGGCTGCTGGAAACCGGCTTCGTGCCGGTCGACCTTCCCGAGCTGCGCGAGGTGCTGGAGCGCATCTGCGGAAACACCGTGCTGCGGAAGAAGGCCCCCACCCCCATGCCGGGGCTCACCGTGTACACCGGCAGCTTCAGCTACAAGGGCGGCTACCCCGACGACGCGGGCGGCCACGGCGGCGGCTTCGTCTTCGACTGCCGCGCCATCCACAACCCGGGACGCTACGCCGAGTACGCCAGCCTCTGCGGATGCGACGAGCCGGTGGAGAACTTCCTGGAAAGCCTCCCCGAGGTCGAGGACTTCTGGGGCAGCGTCCGCGGCTTGGTGGAGCACCACGTGGGTGCCTGGCTCACCCGTGGGTTCGGCTCGCTCTCGGTGTACTTCGGATGCACCGGGGGGCAGCACCGGTCCGTGTACTTTGCCGAGCGGCTGGGCGCGTACCTTCGTGCCAACTACCCGTCGGTCAACATCGTGGTCACACACCGCGAGCAGCCGCGCTGGGAGCCCGCGCGCGCCGAAGCCCTGGCGCTGGCGGCCAGCGCGGGGGTGGAGGCCGGCACCGCCGAAGTGGCCGCCTGA